One Plasmodium cynomolgi strain B DNA, chromosome 12, whole genome shotgun sequence genomic region harbors:
- a CDS encoding hypothetical protein (putative): protein MPTIGEKKYKDNTSTFIDDARNYKRKSIDEHDECSFLEDLLYLNQERKDSQNAQNENLFVNVELGSTRTSAIGLNAVKNSSYQRYQLTLLKKSNPACPKAPKVSITSDNHKGEDQTGDNSDESKLKTACDEAKIGISLKEKNIHPLNNSTQGKMQERHLLIKPRRNYNDMHASQMEDSNENNQNVHRSNEERYGGKDALVRCGHFSNGHRIPAFVDLKKGDRTNQPNRTLQYEDEEKKIITSNNRSANETLNNGYSPKGATPEWRDEADKSVVCDKSSSQIGERKNKAMTNSMGELAFKKSGLTCREDLFENNSYAMRGGSANMDEACEANEAYEANKAYEANKTCEANKTCEANERNIPAEGCADQRKGPTRDALNKCQQMDDHCVIYKRERHGEKKMLEEDHTNEEVPKSQFGRKDSNRFNPQADAGLSPLRSSFADANEATSCRKEIKITQKHEPTHSILHISNRSAIHLQKSANVKANMTLVSHEKSIASNLKVPEKQTPHEKEANSVSRNNTPNKATNKSVAKNLNVSSKIKNDKAVTYLTYEDITDFEFEVNAESIHEMIAKLLEITKDQEWTKQIENLINLRKILKYYHKLFFDNHAKELRKISRSIIELLNSPRSCVSKNALLCLSEFYSIGKKKMDNTLDDVILPCLKKAHQTSTDFLSSAANNALLAICNSCTESKLILHFVKIITS, encoded by the exons atgcctACTATAGGAGAAAAGAAGTATAAAGACAACACGAGCACTTTCATAGACG ACGCAAGAAATTACAAAAGAAAATCGATTGACGAGCACGATGAATGTTCTTTTTTAGAAGATTTACTCTACCTAAATCAAGAGAGAAAAGATTCGCAAAATGCTCAAAACGAgaatttatttgttaatgTAGAACTTGGTTCAACTCGAACCAGCGCCATAGGTCTCAACGCAGTGAAGAATAGTAGCTAT CAACGGTACCAGCTGACCCTACTCAAGAAGAGCAACCCCGCGTGTCCCAAAGCGCCAAAGGTATCAATCACTAGTGACAACCACAAGGGAGAAGATCAAACGGGAGATAACTCTGATGAATCAAAGCTCAAGACAGCCTGTGATGAAGCCAAAATAGGTATCtctttgaaggaaaaaaatatacatccTTTGAATAATTCTACCCAAGGGAAAATGCAAGAAAGGCACTTGCTAATTAAACCGAGACGGAATTACAACGATATGCATGCAAGCCAAATGGAGGACTCGAACGAGAATAATCAAAATGTGCACAGATCGAATGAGGAGAGATATGGTGGGAAGGACGCTCTGGTAAGATGTGGCCATTTCTCTAATGGACATAGAATCCCAGCATTTGTTGACTTGAAAAAGGGAGATAGGACTAACCAACCAAATAGAACACTCCAGTACGAAgacgaagagaaaaaaattatcacctCAAATAATAGATCCGCGAATGAGACCCTAAACAATGGTTACTCCCCCAAGGGGGCAACGCCCGAGTGGAGGGATGAAGCTGATAAATCTGTCGTATGTGACAAATCGAGTAGCCAAATAggtgaaaggaaaaataaggCAATGACCAATTCGATGGGTGAActtgcttttaaaaaaagtggtcTTACGTGTAGGGAGGATTTGTTTGAGAATAACAGTTATGCAATGCGGGGGGGGAGTGCCAACATGGATGAGGCGTGCGAGGCGAATGAGGCGTACGAGGCGAATAAGGCGTACGAGGCGAATAAGACGTGCGAGGCGAATAAGACGTGCGAGGCGAATGAGCGGAACATCCCGGCCGAGGGGTGCGCCGATCAGCGGAAAGGACCCACACGTGACGCTTTGAACAAGTGCCAACAGATGGACGACCACTGCGTGATTTACAAGAGAGAAAGacatggtgaaaaaaagatgctTGAAGAAGATCACACCAACGAAGAGGTTCCCAAAAGTCAGTTTGGAAGAAAGGATTCCAATCGCTTCAACCCCCAAGCAGATGCTGGCTTGTCTCCATTGCGTAGCAGCTTTGCGGATGCGAATGAAGCAACCAGCTGcaggaaggaaataaaaattacgcaGAAGCACGAACCGACCCACTCTATTCTACACATTTCGAACAGAAGCGCCATACATTTGCAGAAATCCGCTAATGTAAAGGCAAATATGACCCTCGTAAGCCACGAAAAGAGCATAGCGTCTAATTTAAAAGTACCCGAAAAGCAAACTCCCCATGAGAAAGAAGCAAATAGCGTTTCGCGAAATAATACGCCAAATAAGGCCACGAATAAAAGTGTAgcgaaaaatttaaatgtcAGCTcgaagataaaaaatgacaaagcGGTGACGTACCTGACGTATGAAGATATTACCGATTTTGAATTCGAAGTGAACGCAGAGAGTATCCATGAGATGATTGCAAAGCTGCTAGAAATCACAAAAGATCAGGAATGGActaaacaaattgaaaatttaattaacttaagaaaaattttaaaatattaccacaaattattttttgataatcATGCAAAGGagttaagaaaaatatcgaGGTCAATAATTGAGCTTCTAAATAGTCCTCGATCATGTGTGTCCAAAAATGCGTTACTATGTTTGTCCGAGTTTTATTctattggaaaaaaaaaaatggataatacGTTAGATGATGTTATCCTCCCGTGTTTAAAAAAGGCCCACCAGACGTCTACAGACTTTCTGAGTAGCGCTGCCAACAATGCGCTTCTCGCAATATGCAACTCGTGTACGGAGAGCAAGCTTATTTTGCACTTTGTGAAGATAATCACCTCGTAA
- a CDS encoding appr-1-p processing enzyme (putative), translating into MFLFKLTKEGTIQTASSLNKPFLCNFKTSKNVNIGKLIKSKKIKSHELNKIEDVELLLQERHHDVFQSYPTIKNVHKIVDVKNIPVFNKNENPDNILSKVALHFGDLSYLRGDAAVNGTNDIFELTKEGNGYDCSGNFLKTCGDALFTEIKTAREQHKGKDILITKGHNSAYKCIIHVVEPYYNETAKLRKCYEDILLTAKMNSLKTIVFPLLGSGISLFKRHDVVVCCLEGIYEFFKEKRNMNSIDKVVLCTITDSHWMLLRDSIPLYLNVTVK; encoded by the exons atgttcctttttaagcTAACGAAAGAGGGTACCATACAAACCGCCTCCTCCTTGAATAAAccctttttgtgtaattttaaaACGAGCAAAAATGTCAACATCGGTAAATtgataaaaagcaaaaaaataaaaagccaTGAATTAAACAAGATAGAGGATGTGGAACTTCTCTTACAAGAGAGACACCACGACGTTTTTCAGAGTTATCcaacaattaaaaatgtgcacaaaattgtTGACGTGAAGAACATTCCtgtttttaacaaaaatgaaaatccgGACAATATCTTGAGCAAAGTGGCTCTTCACTTTGGAG ACTTGTCATACCTGCGAGGCGACGCAGCCGTGAACGGAACAAACGACATTTTCGAATTGACGAAGGAAGGAAATGGGTATGACTGTtcaggtaattttttaaaaacatgtGGAGACGCACTCTTCACCGAAATAAAAACTGCTCGAGAGCAacataaaggaaaagacATACTTATAACAAAAGGGCATAACAGTGCATACAAATGCATTATACATGTGGTCGAACCGTACTATAACGAAACGGCAAAGTTAAGAAAGTGTTATGAGGACATCCTATTAacagcaaaaatgaatagccTTAAGACGATTGTTTTCCCCCTGCTTGGCAGTGGTATTAGCCTGTTTAAAAGGCATGACGTTGTCGTGTGTTGTTTGGAAGGAATTTACGAATTCTTCAAGGAGAAGAGAAATATGAATTCAATTGACAAAGTTGTTTTGTGCACAATCACAGACTCGCATTGGATGCTGCTGAGAGATTCCATACCGCTTTACTTAAACGTGACAGTAAAGTGA
- a CDS encoding hypothetical protein (putative), whose translation MKSFVCYVGLIVALALQLRAIQLNSNSLNPVSYVELGNHLSNKVGAQWKSHLDSFVDVVSTRIVDRLENDISNGAGAENMMILLENNAELFDTASYKGHNIALIEDEFIKKLKEKFHASKFGKGLKKFGAKVKSKLSDLYKKHKHKLKHFLKVMITGLVIPLAVKFIRKHLSLWRKKTLEVTKRLDEDARSVANPVINALYDQFSQKLEEYAAENELNANQEMKIMDQLQSEKKSIENIEKQEKKIMKQ comes from the exons ATGAAATCATTTGTGTGTTACGTCGGTCTCATCGTGGCCTTGGCTCTGCAGCTGCGGGCCATCCAGCTCAATTCTAACAGCCTCAACCCAGTCTCATACGTCGAAC TTGGCAACCACCTTTCGAACAAAGTGGGAGCGCAATGGAAAAGTCATTTAGACTCATTCGTAGATGTCGTGTCTACCAGAATTGTCGACAGATTGGAGAATGATATATCAAATGGTGCAGGCGCGGAGAACATGATGATTCTTCTCGAG AACAATGCTGAGCTCTTCGACACGGCATCATATAAAGGCCATAACATTGCACTCATCGAAGACGAgtttatcaaaaaattgaaagaaaaattccacGCCAGCAAATTCGGAAAgggtttaaaaaagtttggAGCCAAAGTTAAGTCAAAACTATCagatttgtacaaaaaacacaaacataAGCTGAAGCATTTCCTTAAAGTTATGATCACTGGTTTGGTCATCCCATTAGCGGTTAAGTTCATCCGAAAGCACCTAAGcttgtggagaaaaaagacgTTAGAAGTGACCAAGAGGCTTGACGAGGATGCAAGAAGCGTAGCCAACCCCGTTATAAATGCGCTGTATGACCAGTTTTcgcaaaaattggaagagTACGCTGCGGAGAACGAATTAAACGCCAATcaagaaatgaaaataatggaCCAGTTGCAGTCGGAGAAGAAGAGCATTGAGAATATCGAAAagcaggagaagaaaatcATGAAGCAGTAG
- a CDS encoding hypothetical protein (putative), translating into MAENEAVKERSPMGNLKRSLTMSLYFIGISTASWFICTTKRRKEWADIMLDYVHHKRCSFLSNSWEHFLRRLKS; encoded by the exons ATGGCAGAAAATGAGGCCGTTAAGGAAAGATCCCCCATGGGGAACTTAA AAAGGAGCCTAACAATGAGCTTGTATTTCATCGGAATTTCCACCGCGTCGTGGTTCATTTGTACgacgaaaaggaggaaggagtG GGCTGACATAATGCTGGACTACGTTCATCACAAAAGGTGTTCCTTCCTGTCCAACTCGTGGGAGCACTTTTTGAGGAGACTCAAGTCATGA